In Ancylothrix sp. D3o, the genomic window CAGTTCCAAGCAGCAAAAAACAAAATAGCGAAGAAAAGGAAGCAAGAACACATTACTACTCATACTGCTTGACATTCGCTCTCCATTATAGTGCAGGTGGAGAACCATATATCATTTGTGACTATGGCATTAAGCGGTGGGTTAGTTGGGAATTTAAATATCTGCATTCAGGTGCAACAGTCTTCATTAAACCTACGAACTCAACAAGATTTGCTGCCTGTAAATTGAAGTATATGGGCAAGGAAAAAGGTATAGATTTTGAAAGCAATCTTGCGCGTTTAGTTAAGGAACTTGACTTCCGAGATAAATTTACTGCTAAAGATGTAATTCAAAACCCTTGTAAAAATGATGAACTTGCTTGGGGAGTAACTTATAGTAATACTATGTCACGCTCCCATAATACAGACGTTGGCTTTTTCCCTATAGACCATGAAATTTTTCTACAAGCCTGTAGGTCACGATTTAAAGAGATTTTTGGTGACAAGTTCCCTCTTGTAGAAATTTATTCGGCTTGTGCTAACAATAAAGCATTAAGAAAATCAGCTTCCCAGTACAAACAGGTAACTGAATTTATTAAATCTCACTTTGCAGACGAAACTAAGGCTCCTCCTTTTTATATTCCACCCAATCTGAAGTTGGTGTTGTTAGCCCAAAGCAAAGAAGCTGAGGATTTGATACGAGTTCTGGCGAGGAAGTATAAAATTAATGATGTAATTGTCCCAGAACTTGGAACTCTGGGGGCTGAATTATCAGGAAAAAAATGGGAGACAGACTGCAAAAGTAGAATTAAAGAATTTCAAAGCCATCAAGAATTAAGAAAAATTATTTCCGCAGATAACCAAGCAGTCACATTAACTTTAATTGAAATATTGCCCAAGGATAATTTTTGGAAAAATCCTGAGAAAGATCCAAAGCCTTGTTTCCGTCCGGCTTTAGCAATGATGGGTAGTGTTACAGATCACTTTGTACCCAAGGACGAAAATGATGGCCAAGATTCGCTCGAAATCGAAGATTTGAATGATAAAATTGCTCAAAAAAAAGCAGCAAAAGGGGCAGCAAAAAACGAAGGGAAACCCCATAAATCAAAGTCCCTAAAAAGTAAATATGCTCATCGCGTAGAAAATACGCTACTGAGTGGTCTATCAATGGCTGGCGCTTATCTCTATCCTACTTTTGAAACAGATAAATTTCCCTCAAATGTTGCAAGTGTAGGTGTATATCTTATCCGTTACTACATTGGTGAAAAAATTCAATATATGCCTGTGGCAGTTCGTATGGATAAGGAAGGTATTACCGCTAAAGCCTATGGACTTGACGACTGGCTTACTTTTCATAGTTTTCAAGTAAAAATGGCATCAGGGGCAAAGAAATTTCAGGCTATTGATTTTAATAAAAGTGACATTCAATCTTGGGTGTTTAATAAT contains:
- a CDS encoding pPIWI_RE module domain-containing protein; the encoded protein is MASKSNTKSKTIQLLALQVPTQLSLPFDLYALSVPDEWKELFSRLQKHKLNKNSVLPPVKCLNQVLQLLVDGILFSSPNAFELRPANWLYFKTENIDTNYIATVVKNWLRVSFENCSFLISDDLDKINRLSGSDLKIKAVQLNQPIWEIKDKKVKIDELHYDLIPYLLASAVAKSPLALINPKNNEEFEQLNFREIVSAESGGAKEVVSWPPMQAVPSSKKQNSEEKEARTHYYSYCLTFALHYSAGGEPYIICDYGIKRWVSWEFKYLHSGATVFIKPTNSTRFAACKLKYMGKEKGIDFESNLARLVKELDFRDKFTAKDVIQNPCKNDELAWGVTYSNTMSRSHNTDVGFFPIDHEIFLQACRSRFKEIFGDKFPLVEIYSACANNKALRKSASQYKQVTEFIKSHFADETKAPPFYIPPNLKLVLLAQSKEAEDLIRVLARKYKINDVIVPELGTLGAELSGKKWETDCKSRIKEFQSHQELRKIISADNQAVTLTLIEILPKDNFWKNPEKDPKPCFRPALAMMGSVTDHFVPKDENDGQDSLEIEDLNDKIAQKKAAKGAAKNEGKPHKSKSLKSKYAHRVENTLLSGLSMAGAYLYPTFETDKFPSNVASVGVYLIRYYIGEKIQYMPVAVRMDKEGITAKAYGLDDWLTFHSFQVKMASGAKKFQAIDFNKSDIQSWVFNNLFQETKQPTLFCFDAANLRTCGLIFLQKQFWQKHSLAFDTGKNITFPSISEYPNVRVASIITPNTLEVPIYRVCDEEKKLAGHTAGVFYPSSQNAECGYYYLSNQRPESRSGGILQESKLIPMAKTRGENIGDMKKPKPYAQGYNPRGVFLNLTLQEGDCFSDWASFVQCLRLYGLIHYLGTTTWPAPLHLAAGLDAYRPIQAIRQP